A genomic stretch from Numida meleagris isolate 19003 breed g44 Domestic line chromosome 2, NumMel1.0, whole genome shotgun sequence includes:
- the LOC110393956 gene encoding ubiquitin carboxyl-terminal hydrolase CYLD-like, producing the protein MSLLPSVGDGNCYYILTEDCAYGSKYFQAGNMCFCTERSYLRNFADMPPTRFLRVIMLDDSSTVTINVEILQPVREEMAAFLLGISSHNERLNCFLDRLSLEAALQAVLGQRVMVEIDRQRFPGVIRYIGSVHKSTSTALSPFLFGVELQGEGENRGHSDGSWHGVEYFKCKPNCGIFLPFSRIQFIPMLDNDRGKQKPKVDAEEVVPVKVGDAVSFYVDNVRRKGIAMAVYREGTQWFVKVCPEEEGTTDIFREIPMDSVVKEDLHSQSLFPPFESDMGVEHSKQMKQQISESGEECEGVNPSLEVNSMVQITLDKGNQVSGIIRWLGYLPHTKHKMAGVELDEDKGVTAGEWLGKYYFHCAPKRGIFVKLQSCQPDVRFQCSRNRDLSLVDYREQEDVPHAPLSFPPLRNGEAVHILQGRMKGIQGHCNSCYMDAALFSLFSCTSVLDSMLFTPFPLCNRNVQNILRDEIVNPLRKNGFVMARSVMHLREQLTDKGQCSSFTNAEKDPEEFLNLIMHQVLRIEPLLRLQSGAQKEQDCYCYQIFMDKQEDLVVPDVQQLVEHSFLSSDLKLVEIPSCFIIQMPRFGKEYKMFSKIIPSLELDITDLLLDSPRECCVCSDVATLECSECFKDKIFSPTGLKQFCSTCSKQVHSHYQRKTHKPTRLRIPEEFRRRSSRGSQQVPREKMELFAVLCIETSHYVSFVKYGPENEHWMFFDSMADRHGGENGFNIPTVTVCPEVAKYLDLPLAMLALEQPRDMDGVAKRLFCDAYMYMYQSKKMALYK; encoded by the exons ATGAGCCTCCTGCCTTCAGTAGGGGATGGGAACTGCTATTACATCCTGACAGAAGACTGTGCCTATGGCAGCAAGTACTTCCAAGCTGGGAACATGTGCTTCTGCACCGAGAGGAGCTACCTGCGTAACTTCGCAGACATGCCCCCAACTCGTTTCTTGAGGGTCATCATGCTGGATGACAGCTCTACTGTCACCATCAATGTGGAAATCCTGCAGCCTGTGCGTGAGGAGATGGCCGCCTTCCTCCTGGGCATCAGCAGCCACAATGAGCGCTTGAACTGCTTCCTGGACAGGCTGAGCCTTGAGGCAGCTCTGCAAGCCGTGCTGGGCCAGAGAGTGATGGTGGAGATTGACCGGCAACGTTTCCCCGGTGTCATCCGCTACATTGGGAGTGTTCACAAAAGTACATCGACTGCGTTGTCCCCATTCCTCTTTGGAGTGGAGTTGCAG ggCGAGGGTGAAAACAGAGGGCACAGCGATGGATCCTGGCATGGTGTTGAGTATTTCAAGTGTAAGCCAAATTGCGGGATCTTCCTGCCCTTCAGCAGAATCCAGTTCATTCCCATGCTGGATAATGACCGTGGGAAGCAGAAGCCAAAGGTGGATGCAGAAGAAGTGGTTCCTGTGAAAGTGGGAGATGCCGTGAGCTTCTACGTGGACAATGTCCGCAGAAAAGGAATTGCAATGGCAGTTTACAGAGAGGGAACCCAATGGTTTGTTAAAGTCTGCCCG gaagaagaaggaaCAACTGACATTTTCAGAGAGATCCCTATGGACTCTGTTGTGAAGGAAGACTTGCATTCCCAAA GTTTATTTCCACCATTTGAGTCTGACATGGGTGTGGAACactcaaaacaaatgaaacaacagaTAAGTGAGAGTGGAGAGGAGTGTGAAGGTGTGAatccgtccctggaggtgaaCTCCATGGTCCAGATCACCTTGGATAAGGGAAACCAAGTGTCAGGAATCATCCGCTGGTTGGGGTACCTGCCCCACACCAAGCACAAAATGGCAGGAGTCGAACTG GATGAAGATAAAGGAGTCACTGCTGGCGAATGGCTGGGCAAATACTATTTCCACTGTGCTCCCAAGCGTGGCATCTTTGTGAAGCTGCAGTCCTGCCAGCCCGATGTTCGCTTCCAGTGCTCGCGCAACCGCGACCTGAGCCTCGTAGACTATA gagagcaggaggatgtTCCCCACGCTCCACTCAGTTTTCCTCCTCTAAGGAATGGGGAAGCGGTGCACATCCTACAAGGACGGATGAAGGGGATCCAGGGCCACTGCAATTCCTGCTACATGGACGCAGCACTCTTTAG cctcttctcctgtacATCCGTGCTGGACTCCATGCTCTTCACACCCTTCCCGTTGTGTAATAGGAATGTCCAGAACATTCTACGGGATGAGATCGTGAACCCCCTTCGAAA GAATGGCTTCGTCATGGCTAGGAGCGTGATGCACCTGAGAGAGCAGCTAACTGATAAGGGCCAATGCTCAAGCTTTACCAATGCTGAGAAAG ATCCAGAGGAGTTCCTCAACCTCATAATGCATCAGGTCCTGAGAATAGAGCCACTCTTGAGACTGCA GTCTGGAGCCCAGAAGGAGCAGGACTGCTACTGCTACCAAATATTTATGGACAAACAGGAGGACCTGGTGGTTCCTGATGTGCAGCAGTTGGTGGAACACTCCTTCCTGTCTTCAGATCTGAAGCTAGTGGAG ATCCCATCTTGCTTCATTATCCAAATGCCGCGATTTGGGAAGGAATATAAAATGTTCAGCAAGATCATCCCATCCTTAGAGCTGGATATCACCGATCTGCTGCTGGACA GTCCCAGAGagtgctgtgtgtgcagtgaCGTTGCCACCTTGGAGTGTTCGGAGtgtttcaaagacaaaatattctCACCTACGGGTCTgaagcagttctgcagcacCTGCTCCAAACAG GTTCACTCCCACTACCAACGCAAAACACACAAGCCAACCAGGCTGCGTATCCCAGAAGAATTTCGTCGCCGGAGCTCCCGGGGCAGCCAGCAGGTTCCCCGCGAGAAGATGGAGCtctttgcagtgctgtgcattGAGACCAGCCATTACGTCTCCTTCGTGAAATATGGGCCTGAGAATGAGCACTGGATGTTCTTTGACAGCATGGCTGACAGGCATG GTGGTGAGAATGGCTTCAACATCCCCACTGTAACAGTGTGCCCTGAAGTTGCCAAATACCTGGACTTGCCACTGGCCATGCTGGCCCTGGAGCAGCCCCGGGACATGGACGGAGTGGCCAAACGCCTCTTCTGTGATGCCTACATGTACATGTACCAGAGCAAGAAGATGGCACTGTACAAGTGA